The following proteins are encoded in a genomic region of Micromonospora olivasterospora:
- a CDS encoding HD domain-containing protein: MSDDHDAAGAMSFIFEAGVLKRAARTGWWFAGVKQPETIAEHSFRTALIGMMLAAMEGADPGRVSMLCVLHDTQETRITDIPHIAKRYLTAAPNAAVTADQVADCPPAVAEVITAAVAEYETGETLEAVVARDADKLECLVQAVEYRHQGIDNVQRWIDSSRAALKTASARRLAGAALSGQPLAWLSPSRQSE; the protein is encoded by the coding sequence ATGAGCGACGACCACGACGCCGCCGGGGCGATGAGCTTCATTTTCGAGGCCGGCGTACTCAAGCGGGCGGCTCGCACCGGCTGGTGGTTCGCCGGCGTCAAGCAGCCCGAAACCATCGCCGAACACTCCTTCCGCACGGCGCTCATCGGCATGATGCTGGCCGCCATGGAAGGCGCCGACCCCGGCCGGGTCTCCATGCTCTGTGTCCTGCACGACACTCAGGAGACCCGGATCACCGACATCCCCCACATTGCCAAGCGCTACCTCACCGCCGCACCCAACGCCGCCGTCACCGCCGACCAGGTCGCCGACTGTCCACCAGCCGTCGCCGAGGTCATCACCGCCGCCGTCGCCGAATACGAAACCGGCGAAACCCTGGAGGCTGTCGTGGCCCGCGACGCCGACAAACTCGAATGCCTCGTCCAAGCCGTCGAATACCGCCACCAGGGCATCGACAACGTCCAGCGATGGATCGACAGCTCCCGCGCTGCGCTTAAGACCGCCTCTGCCCGTCGCCTCGCCGGCGCCGCACTGAGCGGACAACCTCTCGCCTGGCTCAGTCCGTCGCGCCAGTCGGAGTAG
- a CDS encoding bacterial transcriptional activator domain-containing protein — protein MDVDVWTLRDLMRAATIATGPRRRELLTAACDIYTAPLADGQDYEWLQPHRETVRRWGTEAQLLLADDLLDSNPQTASDLLDKAIGLDRYNEALYAKAMHARHALGDADGIRTLLRALTKALADLDAEPQDDTITLATQLRTSLDEK, from the coding sequence GTGGACGTCGACGTGTGGACCCTTCGCGACCTGATGCGCGCCGCGACCATCGCAACGGGACCGCGCCGCCGGGAACTGCTCACCGCCGCCTGCGACATCTACACCGCGCCCCTCGCCGACGGCCAGGACTACGAGTGGTTGCAGCCACACCGCGAGACGGTCCGCCGCTGGGGGACCGAAGCCCAGCTGCTACTGGCCGATGACCTGCTCGACAGCAATCCGCAGACCGCATCCGACCTGCTCGACAAGGCCATCGGCCTCGACCGGTACAACGAGGCCCTCTACGCCAAGGCGATGCATGCCCGCCACGCTCTCGGCGACGCAGACGGCATCCGCACCCTCCTGCGCGCCCTGACCAAAGCCCTCGCCGACCTCGACGCCGAACCACAGGATGACACGATCACGCTGGCCACCCAGCTCCGCACCAGCTTGGACGAGAAGTGA